Proteins co-encoded in one Apodemus sylvaticus chromosome 6, mApoSyl1.1, whole genome shotgun sequence genomic window:
- the Mbip gene encoding MAP3K12-binding inhibitory protein 1 isoform X1, with amino-acid sequence MAAAAEPSSSSSSERNLEQSSSPLLTREVLCEVFRSLHTLTGQLNLRDDVVKITIDWNRLQSLSASQPARLLTALEQHVLYLQPFLAKLQSLIKENSTTAEIRQTEAETKSELRANHPPGDLQDEGKLQDCDLGDVKKTQVYFDPEVVQIKAGKAEIDRRISAFIERKQAEINENNVREFCNVIDCNQENSCARTDAVFTPYPGFKSHVKVSRVVNTYGPQTRPEGIAGSGHKPTGTLRDCGNQAVEERLQNIEAHLRLQTGGPVPRDIYQRIKKLEDKILELEGISPEYFQSVNFSGKRRKVQPPQQNYSLAELDEKISALKRALLRKSREADSTATHLP; translated from the exons ATGGCTGCTGCTGCGGAGCCTAGTTCCTCAAGCAGCAGCGAAAGGAACCTGGAGCAAAGCTCCAGTCCCCTCCTCACCCGCGAGGTCCTCTGCGAAGTCTTCCGCTCCTTGCACACCCTGACAGGACAG CTTAACCTCAGAGATGATGTGGTGAAAATTACAATCGATTGGAACAGGCTCCAGAGCCTCTCAGCATCCCAGCCCGCACGGCTCCTCACAGCACTTGAACAACACGTTTTGTATTTACAG CCTTTTTTAGCAAAACTTCAATCTTTAATTAAAGAGAATTCAACAACTGCAGAGAtaagacagacagaagcagagaccaaGAGTGAACTAAGAGCCAACCATCCCCCTGGGGACCTACAAGATGAAGGAAAGCTCCAAGACTGTGACTTAGGAGATGTGAAAAAGACACAAGTCTATTTTGATCCAGAAGTAGTTCAGATAAAGGCTGGAAAGGCAGAA aTTGACAGACGAATATCTGCATTTATTGAGAGAAAACAAgctgaaataaatgaaaacaacgTCAGGGAATTTTGCAATGTTATTGATTGTAATCAAG AAAACAGTTGTGCAAGAACTGATGCTGTCTTTACTCCTTATCCTGGATTTAAAAGTCATGTAAAGG TTTCTAGAGTTGTGAACACATATGGACCACAGACTAGACCTGAAGGAATTGCAGGGTCAGGTCACAAACCTACGGGCACACTTCGAGACTGTGGTAATCAGGCGGTGGAAGAACGGCTCCAGAATATCGAGGCTCACTTGCGGTTGCAGACAG GTGGCCCAGTACCAAGAGACATCTATCAGAGAATTAAAAAGCTTGAAGATAAAATCCTTGAATTAGAGGGCATATCTCCTGAATACTTTCAATCTGTA AACTTttctggaaaaagaagaaaagtccaGCCACCTCAA CAGAACTATTCACTGGCTGAACTGGATGAGAAAATCAGCGCCCTCAAACGAGCCCTGCTCAGAAAGTCGAGAGAAGCAGACTCCACGGCCACTCACCTCCCGTGA
- the Mbip gene encoding MAP3K12-binding inhibitory protein 1 isoform X2 — translation MAAAAEPSSSSSSERNLEQSSSPLLTREVLCEVFRSLHTLTGQLNLRDDVVKITIDWNRLQSLSASQPARLLTALEQHVLYLQPFLAKLQSLIKENSTTAEIRQTEAETKSELRANHPPGDLQDEGKLQDCDLGDVKKTQVYFDPEVVQIKAGKAEIDRRISAFIERKQAEINENNVREFCNVIDCNQENSCARTDAVFTPYPGFKSHVKVSRVVNTYGPQTRPEGIAGSGHKPTGTLRDCGNQAVEERLQNIEAHLRLQTGGPVPRDIYQRIKKLEDKILELEGISPEYFQSVNFSGKRRKVQPPQNYSLAELDEKISALKRALLRKSREADSTATHLP, via the exons ATGGCTGCTGCTGCGGAGCCTAGTTCCTCAAGCAGCAGCGAAAGGAACCTGGAGCAAAGCTCCAGTCCCCTCCTCACCCGCGAGGTCCTCTGCGAAGTCTTCCGCTCCTTGCACACCCTGACAGGACAG CTTAACCTCAGAGATGATGTGGTGAAAATTACAATCGATTGGAACAGGCTCCAGAGCCTCTCAGCATCCCAGCCCGCACGGCTCCTCACAGCACTTGAACAACACGTTTTGTATTTACAG CCTTTTTTAGCAAAACTTCAATCTTTAATTAAAGAGAATTCAACAACTGCAGAGAtaagacagacagaagcagagaccaaGAGTGAACTAAGAGCCAACCATCCCCCTGGGGACCTACAAGATGAAGGAAAGCTCCAAGACTGTGACTTAGGAGATGTGAAAAAGACACAAGTCTATTTTGATCCAGAAGTAGTTCAGATAAAGGCTGGAAAGGCAGAA aTTGACAGACGAATATCTGCATTTATTGAGAGAAAACAAgctgaaataaatgaaaacaacgTCAGGGAATTTTGCAATGTTATTGATTGTAATCAAG AAAACAGTTGTGCAAGAACTGATGCTGTCTTTACTCCTTATCCTGGATTTAAAAGTCATGTAAAGG TTTCTAGAGTTGTGAACACATATGGACCACAGACTAGACCTGAAGGAATTGCAGGGTCAGGTCACAAACCTACGGGCACACTTCGAGACTGTGGTAATCAGGCGGTGGAAGAACGGCTCCAGAATATCGAGGCTCACTTGCGGTTGCAGACAG GTGGCCCAGTACCAAGAGACATCTATCAGAGAATTAAAAAGCTTGAAGATAAAATCCTTGAATTAGAGGGCATATCTCCTGAATACTTTCAATCTGTA AACTTttctggaaaaagaagaaaagtccaGCCACCTCAA AACTATTCACTGGCTGAACTGGATGAGAAAATCAGCGCCCTCAAACGAGCCCTGCTCAGAAAGTCGAGAGAAGCAGACTCCACGGCCACTCACCTCCCGTGA
- the Mbip gene encoding MAP3K12-binding inhibitory protein 1 isoform X3, protein MAAAAEPSSSSSSERNLEQSSSPLLTREVLCEVFRSLHTLTGQLNLRDDVVKITIDWNRLQSLSASQPARLLTALEQHVLYLQIDRRISAFIERKQAEINENNVREFCNVIDCNQENSCARTDAVFTPYPGFKSHVKVSRVVNTYGPQTRPEGIAGSGHKPTGTLRDCGNQAVEERLQNIEAHLRLQTGGPVPRDIYQRIKKLEDKILELEGISPEYFQSVNFSGKRRKVQPPQQNYSLAELDEKISALKRALLRKSREADSTATHLP, encoded by the exons ATGGCTGCTGCTGCGGAGCCTAGTTCCTCAAGCAGCAGCGAAAGGAACCTGGAGCAAAGCTCCAGTCCCCTCCTCACCCGCGAGGTCCTCTGCGAAGTCTTCCGCTCCTTGCACACCCTGACAGGACAG CTTAACCTCAGAGATGATGTGGTGAAAATTACAATCGATTGGAACAGGCTCCAGAGCCTCTCAGCATCCCAGCCCGCACGGCTCCTCACAGCACTTGAACAACACGTTTTGTATTTACAG aTTGACAGACGAATATCTGCATTTATTGAGAGAAAACAAgctgaaataaatgaaaacaacgTCAGGGAATTTTGCAATGTTATTGATTGTAATCAAG AAAACAGTTGTGCAAGAACTGATGCTGTCTTTACTCCTTATCCTGGATTTAAAAGTCATGTAAAGG TTTCTAGAGTTGTGAACACATATGGACCACAGACTAGACCTGAAGGAATTGCAGGGTCAGGTCACAAACCTACGGGCACACTTCGAGACTGTGGTAATCAGGCGGTGGAAGAACGGCTCCAGAATATCGAGGCTCACTTGCGGTTGCAGACAG GTGGCCCAGTACCAAGAGACATCTATCAGAGAATTAAAAAGCTTGAAGATAAAATCCTTGAATTAGAGGGCATATCTCCTGAATACTTTCAATCTGTA AACTTttctggaaaaagaagaaaagtccaGCCACCTCAA CAGAACTATTCACTGGCTGAACTGGATGAGAAAATCAGCGCCCTCAAACGAGCCCTGCTCAGAAAGTCGAGAGAAGCAGACTCCACGGCCACTCACCTCCCGTGA
- the Mbip gene encoding MAP3K12-binding inhibitory protein 1 isoform X4, with translation MAAAAEPSSSSSSERNLEQSSSPLLTREVLCEVFRSLHTLTGQLNLRDDVVKITIDWNRLQSLSASQPARLLTALEQHVLYLQPFLAKLQSLIKENSTTAEIRQTEAETKSELRANHPPGDLQDEGKLQDCDLGDVKKTQVYFDPEVVQIKAGKAEIDRRISAFIERKQAEINENNVREFCNVIDCNQENSCARTDAVFTPYPGFKSHVKVSRVVNTYGPQTRPEGIAGSGHKPTGTLRDCGNQAVEERLQNIEAHLRLQTELFWKKKKSPATSTELFTG, from the exons ATGGCTGCTGCTGCGGAGCCTAGTTCCTCAAGCAGCAGCGAAAGGAACCTGGAGCAAAGCTCCAGTCCCCTCCTCACCCGCGAGGTCCTCTGCGAAGTCTTCCGCTCCTTGCACACCCTGACAGGACAG CTTAACCTCAGAGATGATGTGGTGAAAATTACAATCGATTGGAACAGGCTCCAGAGCCTCTCAGCATCCCAGCCCGCACGGCTCCTCACAGCACTTGAACAACACGTTTTGTATTTACAG CCTTTTTTAGCAAAACTTCAATCTTTAATTAAAGAGAATTCAACAACTGCAGAGAtaagacagacagaagcagagaccaaGAGTGAACTAAGAGCCAACCATCCCCCTGGGGACCTACAAGATGAAGGAAAGCTCCAAGACTGTGACTTAGGAGATGTGAAAAAGACACAAGTCTATTTTGATCCAGAAGTAGTTCAGATAAAGGCTGGAAAGGCAGAA aTTGACAGACGAATATCTGCATTTATTGAGAGAAAACAAgctgaaataaatgaaaacaacgTCAGGGAATTTTGCAATGTTATTGATTGTAATCAAG AAAACAGTTGTGCAAGAACTGATGCTGTCTTTACTCCTTATCCTGGATTTAAAAGTCATGTAAAGG TTTCTAGAGTTGTGAACACATATGGACCACAGACTAGACCTGAAGGAATTGCAGGGTCAGGTCACAAACCTACGGGCACACTTCGAGACTGTGGTAATCAGGCGGTGGAAGAACGGCTCCAGAATATCGAGGCTCACTTGCGGTTGCAGACAG AACTTttctggaaaaagaagaaaagtccaGCCACCTCAA CAGAACTATTCACTGGCTGA